The Leucothrix mucor DSM 2157 DNA window AGTAGCTCAGGTAGGTGGAGAGAATGCCGAGTAGAGCGAAGAGGTAGCTGGCGTAGTAGAGAGTTTTGGTTAGCATTATATCTCTTTGAAATCTCATAGATGACCCGCGATTCACTTAGTATAAAACTGCCTCTAAACCACCACAAATATGCCGTGCGAACCAATCGTATCTTCCTGTTTTTGAGCCACTACCATGATCACCAATGGGCTAAACACCTTGATGAGTCACAAATAGAACTGGGGTCTGGAAAGCGGCAAGTGGTTCCTGAAGGTCGCTATG harbors:
- a CDS encoding type IV toxin-antitoxin system AbiEi family antitoxin domain-containing protein, which translates into the protein MTRDSLSIKLPLNHHKYAVRTNRIFLFLSHYHDHQWAKHLDESQIELGSGKRQVVPEGRYDERYKITVPESLKTNRKP